In Deinococcus depolymerans, the following are encoded in one genomic region:
- a CDS encoding polymorphic toxin-type HINT domain-containing protein, with protein MIPERLFFVAQPVDAQPRPAPEGHSDLSKNWVGAGHLKIGDTIKQADGTTGLVANVTTVGQTREMFNLTVSEAHTYYVGDDGWLVHNSSSSFANSGNWSTSSFIDSAKAIGADLSNGTLNPKGTKVLFPNASGTKQIVYDLVDGYYRVQDMTHTDFPFNGEKSYLDQFGKPVPENAKVWKPGTNGRPGKWVESGIGNVRKGLTHFIDDGFPCTR; from the coding sequence ATGATCCCCGAGCGTCTCTTCTTCGTCGCGCAGCCCGTGGATGCCCAGCCCAGGCCCGCGCCGGAAGGCCACAGCGACCTCAGCAAGAACTGGGTGGGCGCGGGGCACCTCAAGATCGGGGATACGATCAAGCAGGCCGACGGCACCACCGGCCTCGTGGCCAACGTCACCACCGTTGGGCAGACGCGCGAGATGTTCAACCTCACCGTCAGCGAAGCCCACACCTACTACGTCGGGGATGACGGCTGGTTGGTGCATAATTCCAGTAGTTCGTTCGCCAATTCGGGGAACTGGTCTACATCGTCTTTCATCGATTCAGCTAAAGCGATTGGAGCCGATTTATCAAATGGCACCTTGAATCCTAAAGGAACCAAGGTTCTATTTCCAAATGCATCAGGCACAAAACAGATAGTATACGATCTTGTCGATGGATATTACAGGGTACAGGACATGACCCACACTGACTTTCCCTTTAATGGCGAAAAGAGCTATCTAGATCAATTCGGAAAACCAGTGCCAGAAAATGCAAAGGTCTGGAAACCCGGCACCAATGGACGGCCTGGAAAATGGGTAGAAAGCGGCATAGGAAACGTTAGGAAGGGTTTGACTCATTTTATTGATGACGGCTTCCCATGCACGCGATAG